A window from Mycobacterium saskatchewanense encodes these proteins:
- the prcA gene encoding proteasome subunit alpha, producing MSFPYFISPEQAMRERSELARKGIARGRSVVALAYAGGVLFVAENPSRSLQKISELYDRVGFAAAGKFNEFDNLRRGGIQFADTRGYAYDRRDVTGRQLANVYAQTLGTIFTEQAKPYEVELCVAEVAHYGETKPPELYRILYDGSIADEPHFVVMGGTTEPIATALKDTYTENADLSDAVRIAVEALRAGSPDTSSSSGGSGGDQPTLGVASLEVAVLDANRPRRAFRRITGAALDALLPQANRAASDKSSDNGSDKGSDKSSDKGSDKNTDKGKSSK from the coding sequence GTGAGCTTCCCGTATTTCATCTCGCCCGAGCAGGCGATGCGCGAGCGCAGCGAGCTCGCGCGCAAGGGCATCGCCCGGGGCCGCAGCGTGGTGGCGCTGGCCTACGCGGGTGGCGTGCTGTTCGTCGCGGAGAACCCGTCGCGGTCGCTGCAGAAGATCAGCGAACTCTACGATCGCGTGGGCTTCGCGGCGGCCGGCAAGTTCAACGAGTTCGACAACCTGCGCCGCGGCGGAATCCAGTTCGCCGATACCCGCGGCTACGCCTACGACCGCCGCGACGTCACCGGCAGGCAGCTGGCCAACGTCTATGCCCAGACCCTGGGCACCATCTTCACCGAGCAGGCCAAGCCCTACGAGGTGGAATTGTGCGTCGCCGAGGTCGCGCACTACGGCGAGACCAAGCCACCCGAGCTGTACCGGATCCTGTATGACGGGTCGATCGCCGACGAGCCGCATTTCGTGGTCATGGGCGGCACGACGGAGCCGATCGCCACCGCCCTCAAGGACACCTACACCGAGAACGCCGATCTGTCCGACGCCGTGCGCATCGCGGTGGAAGCGCTGCGCGCGGGCAGCCCGGACACCTCGTCGAGCTCGGGCGGTTCGGGCGGCGATCAGCCGACGCTCGGGGTGGCCTCCCTGGAGGTGGCCGTCCTGGACGCCAACCGGCCGCGGCGCGCATTCCGGCGGATTACGGGTGCCGCGCTCGACGCGCTGTTGCCGCAGGCCAACCGCGCCGCCTCGGACAAGAGCTCCGACAACGGCTCTGACAAAGGCTCGGACAAGAGCTCCGACAAAGGCTCAGATAAAAACACCGACAAGGGCAAGTCCTCGAAATAG
- the prcB gene encoding proteasome subunit beta: MTWSFSDRLSTNFALSGNSAVNLSSFADYLRREAPELLPANLGGGHHPGGAGAQLPHGTTIVALKYPGGVVIAGDRRSTQGNMIAGRDVKKVYITDDYTATGIAGTAAIAVEFARLYAVELEHYEKLEGVPLTFAGKVNRLAIMVRGNLAAAMQGLVALPLLAGYDIHAADPQSAGRIVSFDAAGGWNLEEEGYQSVGSGSIFAKSSIKKLYSQVTDADSAVRVAVEALYDAADDDSATGGPDLVRGIYPTAVTISAEGAADVPESRIAELARQVIESRSRADTFGPDAESRGNK; the protein is encoded by the coding sequence GTGACCTGGTCGTTCTCTGATCGCCTGTCCACTAATTTCGCTCTCTCGGGAAACTCGGCTGTAAACCTGTCGTCGTTTGCCGACTACCTGCGCCGCGAGGCGCCCGAGCTGCTGCCGGCCAACCTCGGCGGCGGCCATCATCCCGGTGGTGCCGGCGCGCAACTGCCGCACGGCACCACGATCGTCGCCCTGAAATACCCGGGCGGTGTCGTCATCGCAGGCGACCGGCGCTCGACGCAGGGCAACATGATCGCCGGGCGCGACGTCAAGAAGGTGTACATCACCGACGACTACACCGCCACGGGGATCGCGGGCACCGCCGCGATCGCCGTGGAGTTCGCCCGCCTTTACGCGGTGGAGCTCGAGCACTACGAGAAGCTCGAGGGCGTGCCGCTCACGTTCGCCGGCAAGGTGAACCGGCTCGCCATCATGGTCCGCGGCAACCTGGCGGCCGCGATGCAAGGCCTGGTGGCGCTTCCGCTGTTGGCCGGCTACGACATCCACGCCGCCGACCCGCAGAGCGCCGGCCGCATCGTGTCGTTCGACGCCGCCGGCGGCTGGAACCTGGAAGAAGAGGGCTACCAGTCGGTGGGGTCGGGGTCGATCTTTGCGAAGTCGTCGATCAAGAAGCTGTACTCACAGGTGACGGATGCCGACTCCGCGGTGCGCGTGGCCGTGGAGGCGCTGTACGACGCCGCCGACGACGACTCCGCAACCGGCGGACCGGATCTGGTCCGCGGCATCTACCCCACGGCCGTCACCATCAGCGCCGAAGGCGCCGCCGACGTGCCGGAGAGCCGCATCGCCGAACTGGCCCGCCAGGTCATCGAAAGTCGTTCGCGCGCCGATACTTTCGGCCCCGACGCCGAGTCGCGGGGGAACAAGTGA
- a CDS encoding ubiquitin-like protein Pup — protein MAQEQTKRGGGGGDDDDLAGSTAAGQERREKLAEDTDDLLDEIDDVLEENAEDFVRAYVQKGGQ, from the coding sequence ATGGCTCAGGAGCAGACCAAGCGTGGTGGTGGCGGCGGCGATGACGACGACCTCGCCGGCAGCACGGCCGCGGGCCAAGAGCGCCGCGAGAAGCTCGCCGAAGACACCGACGACCTGCTCGACGAGATCGACGACGTCCTTGAGGAGAACGCTGAGGACTTCGTCCGGGCGTATGTCCAAAAGGGCGGACAGTGA
- the dop gene encoding pup deamidase/depupylase, giving the protein MQRIIGTEVEYGISSPSDPTANPILTSTQAVLAYAAAAGIQRAKRTRWDYEVESPLRDARGFDLSRSAGPPPVVDADEVGAANMILTNGARLYVDHAHPEYSAPECADALDAVIWDKAGERVMEAAARHVASVPGAAKLQLYKNNVDGKGASYGAHENYLMSRQTPFSAIIAGLTPFLVSRQVVTGSGRVGIGPSGDEAGFQLSQRSDYIEVEVGLETTLKRGIINTRDEPHADADRYRRLHVIIGDANLAETSTYLKLGTTALVLDLIEEGPAHGIDLSDLMLARPVHAVHAISRDPSLRVAVAMADGREMTALALQRIYLDRAAKLVDGRDPDPRASDIVETWANVLDLLERDPMECAELLDWPAKLRLLEGFRQRENLSWSAPRLHLVDLQYSDVRLDKGLYNRLVARGSMKRLVSEHQVLEAVDNPPTDTRAYFRGECLRRFGADIAAASWDSVIFDLGGDSLVRIPTLEPLRGSKAHVGALLDSVDSAVELVEQLTS; this is encoded by the coding sequence ATGCAAAGGATTATCGGGACGGAGGTCGAGTACGGCATCTCGTCGCCGTCCGACCCGACCGCCAACCCGATCCTCACGTCGACGCAGGCGGTGCTGGCCTATGCGGCCGCCGCCGGCATCCAGCGGGCCAAACGCACCCGGTGGGACTACGAGGTGGAATCGCCGCTGCGGGATGCGCGCGGGTTCGACCTGAGCCGCTCGGCCGGGCCGCCACCGGTGGTCGACGCCGACGAGGTCGGCGCGGCCAACATGATCCTGACCAACGGCGCCCGCCTCTACGTCGACCACGCGCACCCGGAGTATTCCGCGCCCGAGTGCGCGGACGCCCTCGACGCCGTGATCTGGGACAAGGCCGGCGAGCGGGTGATGGAGGCCGCCGCCAGGCACGTCGCCAGCGTGCCGGGGGCCGCCAAACTGCAGCTTTACAAGAACAACGTGGACGGCAAGGGCGCTTCCTACGGGGCGCACGAGAACTACCTGATGTCGCGGCAGACGCCGTTCTCGGCCATCATCGCGGGCCTCACCCCGTTCCTGGTGTCCCGGCAGGTCGTGACGGGTTCCGGCCGCGTCGGCATCGGCCCCTCGGGCGACGAGGCCGGCTTCCAGCTGTCGCAGCGCTCCGACTACATCGAGGTCGAGGTCGGGCTCGAGACGACGCTCAAGCGCGGCATCATCAACACCCGCGACGAGCCGCACGCCGACGCCGACCGATACCGCCGGCTGCACGTCATCATCGGCGACGCCAACCTCGCGGAGACGTCGACCTACCTGAAGCTGGGCACCACCGCGCTGGTCCTCGACCTGATCGAGGAGGGCCCGGCCCACGGGATAGACCTGAGCGACCTGATGCTGGCGCGGCCGGTGCACGCCGTCCACGCGATCAGCCGCGATCCGTCGCTGCGGGTCGCCGTCGCCATGGCCGACGGCCGCGAGATGACAGCCCTTGCGCTGCAACGGATTTATCTCGACCGCGCCGCAAAGCTGGTCGACGGCCGAGATCCCGATCCGCGCGCGTCCGACATCGTCGAGACCTGGGCGAACGTGCTCGACCTGCTGGAGCGCGACCCGATGGAGTGCGCGGAGCTGCTGGATTGGCCGGCCAAGTTGCGGTTGCTCGAAGGCTTCCGGCAGCGGGAGAACCTGAGCTGGTCGGCGCCCCGGCTGCACCTGGTCGATCTGCAATATTCCGACGTCCGGCTGGACAAGGGCCTCTACAACCGGCTGGTGGCACGCGGGTCGATGAAGCGTCTGGTCAGCGAGCACCAGGTGCTCGAGGCCGTCGACAATCCGCCGACCGACACCCGCGCCTACTTCCGGGGGGAGTGCCTGCGCCGCTTCGGTGCCGACATCGCCGCCGCCAGCTGGGACTCGGTGATCTTCGACCTCGGTGGCGATTCGCTCGTCCGCATCCCGACCCTCGAGCCGCTTCGGGGCAGCAAGGCGCACGTCGGCGCGCTGCTGGACTCGGTGGACAGCGCCGTCGAACTGGTCGAGCAACTCACCAGCTAA
- a CDS encoding sulfite exporter TauE/SafE family protein: protein MPPWPVFVGVGAVLGSLSGLFGVGGSSLATPLLSVLGVPGLMAVASPLPATVPTAVTAAWPYVRRRNVRPRAALWSLVGAVPASVIGALLAHLIGGGPLLIASGVALVAVGVRVLRPVSDRAHRVGEARRRDRPMLVAASAGVGLFTGLLANGGGFLLVPMFLLVFGLTMLEAAGTSLAVVAALAIPTTAMHGALGHIDWSVAGALAIGATPASAVTALWAQHKNARRMQAAFAWFLIVSGAAFILYRLVA from the coding sequence GTGCCGCCTTGGCCTGTCTTCGTCGGCGTCGGCGCGGTGCTGGGCTCGCTGAGCGGCCTATTCGGCGTAGGCGGGTCGTCATTGGCCACTCCGCTGTTGTCCGTGCTCGGAGTGCCCGGTCTGATGGCAGTCGCGTCGCCGCTCCCCGCGACGGTGCCTACGGCGGTGACGGCGGCCTGGCCGTACGTTCGCCGACGCAATGTCCGCCCACGTGCGGCGCTGTGGTCACTAGTGGGCGCGGTTCCGGCCAGTGTCATCGGCGCATTGCTCGCGCATCTGATCGGCGGTGGCCCGCTGCTCATCGCTTCCGGTGTCGCGCTGGTCGCGGTGGGTGTCAGGGTCCTGCGTCCCGTGTCCGATCGCGCCCACCGCGTCGGCGAAGCCCGGCGCCGGGACCGTCCCATGCTCGTGGCGGCGTCCGCGGGGGTAGGGCTATTCACCGGCCTGCTCGCCAACGGCGGCGGTTTTCTCCTTGTTCCGATGTTCCTGCTCGTGTTCGGTCTGACCATGTTGGAGGCCGCCGGCACCAGCCTGGCCGTGGTCGCGGCGCTGGCCATCCCGACGACCGCGATGCACGGGGCGCTCGGACACATCGACTGGTCCGTGGCCGGGGCGCTGGCGATCGGGGCTACCCCTGCCAGCGCCGTCACGGCGTTGTGGGCGCAGCACAAGAACGCTCGGCGCATGCAGGCCGCCTTCGCGTGGTTTCTGATCGTCAGCGGGGCGGCGTTCATCTTGTACCGGCTGGTCGCGTGA
- the arc gene encoding proteasome ATPase, producing MGGSERSEAFGTPRESSMSSGEAAELEQLRREAAMLREQLESAGGAQGNARSARDVHQLEARIDSLAARNSKLMDTLKEARQQLLALREEVDRLGQPPSGYGVLLSTHEDDTVDVFTSGRKMRLTCSPNIDVSVLRKGQTVRLNEALTVVEAGTYESVGEISTLRELLADGHRALVVGHADEERIVWLAEPLVAPDLPDNQPDALNDDTRPRKLRPGDSLLVDTKAGYAFERIPKAEVEDLVLEEVPDVSYEDIGGLTRQIEQIRDAVELPFLHKELYREYALRPPKGVLLYGPPGCGKTLIAKAVANSLAKKMAEVRGDDAREAKSYFLNIKGPELLNKFVGETERHIRLIFQRAREKASEGTPVIVFFDEMDSIFRTRGTGVSSDVETTVVPQLLSEIDGVEGLENVIVIGASNREDMIDPAILRPGRLDVKIKIERPDAEAAQDIFSKYLTDSLPVHADDLAEFDGDRAACIMAMIEKVVERMYAEIDDNRFLEVTYANGDKEVMYFKDFNSGAMIQNVVDRAKKNAIKSVLETGQPGLRIQHLLDSIVDEFAENEDLPNTTNPDDWARISGKKGERIVYIRTLVTGKSSSASRAIDTESNLGQYL from the coding sequence ATGGGTGGCTCAGAGCGTTCTGAAGCATTCGGTACCCCCCGCGAGTCCAGCATGTCCAGCGGCGAAGCTGCCGAATTGGAACAACTACGCCGCGAAGCGGCAATGCTGCGCGAGCAACTGGAGAGCGCGGGCGGCGCGCAGGGCAACGCCCGGTCCGCCCGCGATGTGCACCAGCTGGAGGCCCGCATCGATTCGCTTGCGGCGCGCAACTCCAAGTTGATGGACACCCTCAAGGAGGCGCGCCAGCAGCTGTTGGCGCTCCGCGAGGAGGTCGACCGGCTCGGTCAGCCGCCGAGCGGTTACGGCGTGCTGCTGTCCACACACGAGGACGACACGGTCGACGTGTTCACCTCGGGCCGCAAGATGCGGCTGACGTGCTCGCCGAACATCGACGTCTCGGTCCTGCGTAAGGGCCAGACCGTTCGGCTCAACGAGGCCCTGACCGTCGTCGAGGCCGGCACGTATGAATCGGTCGGCGAGATCTCCACGCTGCGCGAGCTCCTGGCCGACGGGCACCGTGCGCTCGTCGTCGGCCACGCCGACGAGGAACGCATCGTCTGGCTCGCCGAGCCCCTGGTCGCACCGGACCTGCCGGACAACCAACCCGACGCCCTCAACGACGACACCCGGCCCCGCAAGCTGCGGCCCGGCGACTCCCTGCTGGTCGACACCAAGGCGGGCTACGCGTTCGAGCGCATCCCGAAGGCGGAGGTCGAGGACCTGGTACTCGAGGAGGTGCCCGACGTCAGCTACGAGGACATCGGTGGTCTCACGCGCCAGATCGAGCAGATCCGCGACGCCGTCGAGCTGCCCTTCCTGCACAAGGAGCTGTACCGCGAGTACGCGCTGCGTCCGCCCAAAGGCGTGTTGCTCTACGGCCCACCCGGCTGCGGCAAGACGCTCATCGCCAAGGCGGTCGCGAACTCGCTGGCCAAGAAGATGGCAGAGGTCCGCGGCGACGACGCCCGCGAGGCCAAGTCGTACTTCCTGAACATCAAGGGCCCCGAGCTGCTCAACAAGTTCGTGGGTGAAACGGAGCGCCACATCCGGCTGATCTTCCAGCGCGCCCGCGAGAAGGCGTCCGAGGGAACGCCGGTGATCGTGTTCTTCGACGAGATGGACTCGATCTTCCGCACCCGCGGCACCGGGGTCTCGTCGGACGTCGAAACTACCGTGGTCCCGCAGTTGCTGAGCGAGATCGACGGCGTGGAGGGGCTCGAGAATGTCATCGTGATCGGCGCCTCGAACCGCGAGGACATGATCGACCCGGCAATCCTGCGGCCCGGCCGGCTGGACGTGAAGATCAAGATCGAGCGGCCGGATGCCGAAGCGGCACAGGACATCTTCTCGAAGTACCTGACCGATTCGCTGCCGGTGCACGCCGATGACCTGGCCGAGTTCGACGGCGACCGGGCGGCCTGCATCATGGCGATGATCGAGAAGGTCGTCGAGCGGATGTACGCCGAGATCGACGACAACCGGTTCCTGGAGGTCACCTACGCCAACGGTGACAAGGAAGTCATGTACTTCAAGGACTTCAACTCCGGGGCGATGATCCAGAACGTCGTCGACCGGGCGAAGAAGAACGCGATCAAGTCGGTGCTGGAGACCGGGCAGCCCGGTCTGCGCATCCAGCACCTGCTCGACTCGATCGTCGACGAGTTCGCCGAGAACGAGGACCTGCCCAACACCACCAACCCCGACGACTGGGCGCGGATCTCGGGCAAGAAGGGCGAACGGATCGTCTACATCCGCACGCTGGTCACCGGCAAGTCGTCGAGCGCCTCTCGGGCCATCGACACCGAGTCCAACCTGGGTCAGTACCTGTAG
- a CDS encoding DUF503 domain-containing protein, whose protein sequence is MWIGWLEFDVLLGDVRSLKQKRSVIRPVVAELQRKFGVSAAETGARELYRRAGIGVAMVSGDRGHAVDVLDAAERLVAGHPEFELLSVRRSLLRSDDLT, encoded by the coding sequence ATGTGGATCGGCTGGCTGGAGTTCGACGTGCTCCTCGGCGATGTGCGATCACTCAAACAGAAGAGGTCGGTTATCCGCCCGGTGGTGGCCGAACTGCAGCGAAAGTTCGGCGTGTCGGCGGCGGAGACGGGCGCGCGCGAGCTGTATCGGCGGGCCGGCATCGGCGTGGCGATGGTCTCCGGTGACCGCGGCCATGCGGTCGACGTGCTGGACGCGGCCGAACGCCTGGTCGCCGGCCATCCCGAGTTCGAGCTGTTGTCGGTCCGGCGCTCGTTGCTGCGCAGCGACGATCTGACCTGA
- the trmI gene encoding tRNA (adenine(58)-N(1))-methyltransferase TrmI, with protein MSETGPFTAGERVQLTDAKGRHYTMVLTEGAEFHTHRGSIPHDALIGLEQGSVVKSSNGALFLVLRPLLVDYVMSMPRGPQVIYPKDAAQIVHEGDIFPGARVLEAGAGSGALTLSLLRSVGPEGRVVSYEARADHAEHARRNVSVFSGGPPDNWQLIVSDVADSDLPDGSFDRAVLDMLAPWEVLDSVARLLVPGGVLMIYVATVTQLSRAVEALRAQQCWTEPRSWETLQRGWNVVGLAVRPQHSMRGHTAFLVFTRRLAPGAVAPAPLGRKRVGRDG; from the coding sequence GTGTCCGAGACCGGCCCTTTCACCGCGGGGGAGCGCGTCCAGCTCACCGACGCCAAGGGCCGGCACTACACGATGGTCCTCACCGAGGGCGCCGAGTTTCACACCCATCGCGGCTCCATCCCCCACGACGCCCTCATCGGCCTGGAACAGGGCAGCGTCGTGAAGTCCAGCAACGGTGCGCTCTTCCTGGTGCTCCGCCCCCTTCTCGTCGACTACGTGATGTCGATGCCCCGCGGCCCGCAGGTGATCTATCCGAAGGACGCGGCGCAGATCGTGCACGAGGGCGACATCTTCCCCGGCGCCCGGGTGCTGGAGGCCGGGGCCGGCTCGGGTGCGCTGACTCTGTCGTTGCTGCGCAGCGTGGGGCCGGAGGGGCGGGTGGTGTCCTACGAGGCGCGCGCCGACCACGCCGAGCATGCTCGGCGCAACGTCTCGGTGTTCTCCGGCGGGCCGCCCGACAACTGGCAGCTGATCGTCAGCGACGTCGCGGACTCCGACCTGCCCGACGGCTCTTTTGACCGCGCCGTGCTGGACATGCTCGCCCCCTGGGAGGTGCTCGACTCCGTCGCGCGGCTGCTGGTCCCCGGCGGCGTGCTGATGATCTACGTCGCCACGGTCACCCAGCTGTCGCGGGCCGTGGAGGCGTTGCGGGCCCAGCAGTGCTGGACCGAGCCCCGATCCTGGGAGACGCTGCAGCGCGGCTGGAACGTCGTCGGCCTGGCGGTCCGGCCGCAGCATTCGATGCGCGGACACACCGCTTTCCTGGTGTTCACCCGGCGACTCGCTCCCGGCGCCGTCGCCCCGGCGCCGTTGGGCCGCAAGCGCGTGGGGCGCGACGGCTAG
- a CDS encoding RecB family exonuclease: MTVLRVETTPRPSAAPASRPALSPSRAADFKQCPLLYRFRAIDRLPEAPSAAQLRGSVVHSALEQLYGLPAAQRGPDTAAALVEAAWDKVVAAEPDLAGELAAAQRTELLAEARALLAGYYRLEDPTRFDPQCCEERVEVELADGTLLRGFIDRIDVAATGELRVVDYKTGKAPPAARALAEFKAMFQMKFYAVALLRSRGVKPARLRLIYLADGQVLDYSPEHDELLRFEKTLIAIWRAIQSAGQTGDFRPSQSRLCDWCPHQQHCPLFGGTPPPYPGWPEIAGAQAV; encoded by the coding sequence ATGACCGTCCTGCGGGTGGAGACGACGCCACGTCCGTCTGCAGCACCGGCCTCAAGACCGGCGTTGTCCCCGTCGCGGGCGGCGGACTTCAAGCAGTGCCCGTTGCTCTATCGCTTCCGGGCGATCGACCGGCTGCCGGAAGCACCGTCGGCGGCGCAGCTGCGCGGGTCGGTGGTGCACTCGGCGCTCGAGCAGCTCTACGGCCTGCCCGCGGCGCAGCGCGGCCCCGACACGGCGGCGGCGCTGGTGGAGGCGGCGTGGGACAAGGTGGTCGCCGCGGAGCCCGACCTTGCCGGCGAGCTGGCCGCCGCGCAGCGCACCGAACTGCTCGCCGAGGCGCGCGCGCTGCTGGCGGGGTATTACCGGCTCGAAGATCCGACCCGGTTCGATCCGCAGTGCTGCGAAGAACGGGTCGAAGTGGAACTCGCCGACGGCACGCTGTTGCGTGGATTCATCGACCGCATCGACGTCGCCGCGACGGGGGAACTGCGGGTGGTCGACTACAAGACCGGCAAGGCGCCGCCCGCCGCGCGGGCACTCGCGGAGTTCAAAGCGATGTTCCAGATGAAGTTCTACGCGGTTGCGCTGCTGCGGTCGCGCGGCGTGAAACCCGCGCGCCTGCGGTTGATCTACCTCGCCGACGGCCAGGTGTTGGACTATTCGCCGGAGCACGACGAACTGCTGCGCTTCGAGAAGACGCTGATCGCGATCTGGCGGGCCATCCAATCCGCGGGCCAGACGGGCGATTTCCGCCCCAGCCAGTCGCGGTTGTGCGACTGGTGCCCGCATCAGCAGCATTGCCCGCTCTTTGGCGGAACTCCCCCGCCCTACCCCGGCTGGCCGGAAATTGCCGGCGCTCAGGCTGTTTGA
- a CDS encoding FAD-containing oxidoreductase yields MTDHFDAIIVGAGQAGPPLAGRLTAAGQRVALVERKLFGGTCVNTGCIPTKTLVASAYAAHLARRGAEYGVGTGAISVDMAKVKARKDEIMLADRAGIEDWLDGMEGCTVFRGHARFEDPHTLRVGEKVVKADRIFLNVGGRAVVPDIPGLSDVEYLTNVSILELDSVPDHLVIVGGGYIALEFAQMYRRFGARVTVVERASRLASREDEDVSATVREILEAEGIDVVVGADDVRVRKVDNGFELTPRAGAGAIAGSHLLLAVGRRPNTDDLGLDAAGVQIDGRGYIVVDDQLKTSVEHIWAMGDCNGKGAFTHTSYNDFEIVAANLLDDDPRRVSDRITAYALYIDPPLGRAGMTVDQVRASGRRALVGKRPMTRVGRAVEKGETEGFMKVVVDAATHEILGAAIFGVGGDEVVHAILDIMSAKAPYTTLSRTMHIHPTVSELIPTMLQEMSPLA; encoded by the coding sequence GTGACAGACCATTTCGACGCGATCATCGTCGGCGCGGGACAGGCCGGGCCCCCGCTTGCGGGTCGGCTGACCGCGGCCGGGCAGCGCGTCGCGCTGGTCGAGCGCAAGCTCTTCGGAGGGACGTGTGTCAACACCGGATGCATCCCGACGAAGACGCTCGTGGCCAGCGCCTACGCCGCCCACCTGGCGCGCCGCGGCGCCGAGTACGGGGTCGGAACCGGGGCCATCAGCGTGGACATGGCGAAGGTCAAGGCGCGCAAGGACGAGATCATGCTCGCCGACCGCGCGGGCATCGAAGACTGGCTCGACGGCATGGAGGGCTGCACGGTCTTTCGCGGGCACGCCCGCTTCGAGGACCCGCACACCCTGCGGGTCGGCGAAAAAGTGGTGAAGGCCGACCGGATCTTCCTCAATGTCGGTGGCCGCGCGGTGGTCCCGGACATCCCCGGCCTGTCCGACGTGGAGTACCTGACCAACGTGTCCATCCTCGAACTCGACAGCGTGCCAGACCATCTCGTCATCGTCGGTGGCGGCTACATCGCGCTGGAGTTCGCCCAGATGTACCGGCGCTTCGGGGCCCGGGTGACCGTAGTCGAGCGGGCCTCGCGGCTGGCGTCGCGCGAAGACGAGGACGTGTCGGCCACCGTCCGGGAGATCCTCGAGGCCGAGGGCATCGACGTCGTCGTGGGCGCCGACGACGTGCGAGTCCGTAAGGTGGACAACGGATTCGAACTGACCCCGCGCGCCGGCGCCGGCGCCATCGCCGGTAGTCACCTGCTGCTGGCGGTGGGGCGGCGACCCAACACCGACGACCTGGGCCTTGATGCGGCCGGTGTGCAGATCGACGGGCGTGGCTACATCGTGGTCGACGACCAGCTCAAGACGAGCGTCGAGCACATCTGGGCGATGGGCGACTGCAACGGCAAGGGGGCGTTCACCCACACCTCCTACAACGACTTCGAGATCGTCGCCGCCAATCTGCTCGACGACGACCCGCGTCGGGTGAGCGACCGCATCACCGCCTACGCCCTCTACATCGACCCGCCGCTGGGCCGGGCCGGCATGACCGTCGACCAGGTCCGCGCTTCGGGCCGCCGGGCGCTGGTCGGCAAGCGGCCGATGACCAGGGTCGGCAGGGCGGTGGAAAAGGGCGAGACCGAAGGCTTCATGAAGGTGGTGGTGGATGCCGCCACCCACGAGATCCTCGGGGCCGCGATCTTCGGGGTCGGGGGCGACGAGGTCGTTCACGCCATCCTGGACATCATGTCGGCCAAGGCGCCGTACACGACGCTGTCGCGCACGATGCACATCCATCCCACCGTCAGCGAGTTGATCCCCACGATGCTGCAGGAGATGTCCCCGCTCGCGTAG
- a CDS encoding DUF4126 domain-containing protein, translated as MTHALVLLMALLIGVVAGLRSLTAPAVVAWAGFLGWINLHATWASWVANIITVLVLTVLAIGELVTDKLPQTPARTAPPSFAARMVMGAFAGAVIGAAWHYTFSALGAGVIGAVLGTLGGFHARRRLVAARDGQDLPIALLEDAIAILGGFAILAVTASL; from the coding sequence GTGACACACGCTCTTGTTCTGTTGATGGCGTTGCTGATTGGCGTCGTCGCGGGCCTGCGCTCGCTCACCGCTCCCGCGGTCGTCGCCTGGGCGGGCTTTCTCGGGTGGATCAATCTGCATGCCACCTGGGCGTCGTGGGTCGCCAACATCATCACGGTGTTGGTGCTGACCGTTCTGGCGATCGGCGAACTGGTCACCGACAAGCTGCCCCAGACCCCGGCGCGCACCGCGCCGCCCTCGTTCGCCGCCCGGATGGTGATGGGCGCGTTCGCCGGCGCGGTCATCGGGGCCGCGTGGCACTACACCTTCAGCGCACTGGGCGCCGGTGTGATCGGCGCGGTGCTGGGTACCCTGGGCGGCTTCCACGCCCGCCGGCGGCTGGTCGCCGCTCGCGACGGGCAGGACCTGCCGATCGCGCTGCTCGAGGATGCGATCGCGATCTTGGGAGGTTTCGCGATCCTCGCCGTGACGGCCAGCCTGTGA